The Saccharothrix variisporea genome has a segment encoding these proteins:
- a CDS encoding type I polyketide synthase produces the protein MNAHRPLSETPIAIVGLGALYPRSGDLREFWGNVVDAVDCIEDVPETHWKVEDYYDPDPSAPDKTYAKRGGFIPTVPFNPLEFGLPPTTLEVTDVLQLLSLVVAKQTLADVGGGWDPARTGVVLGITGANSLTQPLATRLQTPVLKEVVRSVGLTERDAEEIAAKFVKAFAPWEENSFPGMLGNVVAGRIANRFDFGGTNCTVDAACASSLAALHMAASELVSGRADVMLTGGCDAENTILMYLCFSKTPALSKSGVIRPFDESSDGTLIGEGIGMLALKRLEDAERDGDRIYSVLRGIGSSSDGRFKSIYAPRREGQVVALERAYADAGVSPASVGLIECHGTGTSLGDLTELSALKDVYSAASEDKQFAAVGSVKSQIGHTKAAAGAAALIKVSLALHEKVLPPTINVTQPREAVDFPNSPFYVNTRSVPWVLEPRRDVRRAVVSSFGFGGTNFHCVVEEHSPSVTQVSHRTARVHVWHAPDVPSLLEAVEGPASSDRVPDSHARLAVVARDSAELASLLADAVKRIKSGATSFELPSGAYFRTSAAVPGRVAALFAGQGSQYVGMGAATGLALPPVREAFDAASLLSDPADPLNRVVFPPPAFDKEAAAAQEASLRRTDYAQPAIGALSVGQFRYLSALGFTAEGMLGHSFGELTALWAAGSLTEDEFHTLAAARGRAMASLPSADADRGTMAAVRCDADALSDLLSAHPDVVVCNLNGPHQTVVGGGTEAVSAFVSAAKASGLDAQLLPVAAAFHTPYVMHAVDAFRAAVSSVDVREPVAEVYANTADASYGRDIAHNRKVLVDQLGKPVAFADRVRQMYEAGYRVFVEFGPRAVLSGLVRRILGEDTDAVVLSADAGPGKDGDRAIKQLAARLTVLGLPLTTPDRFTAPEPVAEETKGMRVALNGVNHVPDERRRAYQDALTNGYKITPQTPGTPAPAAPAATPAAATPAPTPAAVTPAAAAPAAGFASTAAAPAAAPAAGFASTAGFAPSAAQPSAATPPQPAPAVPTLLAQTTPPAPPSPAVADPIVSPAAPAYHPVGFGATGVAWEHLALHRDYLDSQLRVAERLSGVLEHETRQGTLTDLAVAGITSVTEHSIAIGRSHMHATDVLLGFAHLDAGTPITYAPSHRYTPELTAAPTRHEVAAAPPAATPTTVVPQWDNGDRGPEATPTPTPTPAAATAAATAYAYAPSAPATPTNGTPTNGTATNGTATPAPVAAPAPTTNGTAAPAAAPTTNGTAAPATNGTAAPAAASTTNGTHTGVHTPSNGTPAPTNALAPATNGAPATAPTAPATGADVQTVLLSVVEQKTGYPADMLDLSMDVEADLGIDSIKRVEIMGELRERFPNSANATPEALGELRTLGDIIEFVGGTPAAPTPATPAPAPAPTPTAAPTAAPTQAAPTQAAPTQAAATPAPAAEDVTAVLLSVVEQKTGYPADMLDLSMDVEADLGIDSIKRVEIMGELRERFPNSANATPEALGELRTLADIIGFVGEGADLPKADGATGIARMQARLTTLPAADQLLDAYGDRPVALLSGAATPLAERVAAALRAKGWQIGTGAPDLVLHFAPEAPQTWHEATEALTEALLAAARHPAPAERRTGFVVVSRIDGRLGMAEPTGPGALLGGLSGLTNTLAIEAPGLFTRTVDLSPELSDDDAARLLLLELEDADPTPTKIGIDTHGTRHTLTAANTETPAPTEVPEPGPHDLFVVTGGARGVTAACAIGLARRYRTNLLLLGRTPHTGVPAHLRAVPEDGLKAAIIAHTRAQGGKPLPREVEKIYKNVLAQREIQATLDAIRATGAQAEYLAVDVTDAEATREALRPYRITGVVHGAGVLADQLIVDKKAEDVAAVLGTKLHGLKSVLDAVDEPKHVLLFSSVAGFFGNRGQSDYAMANEALNRVAVQLRATLPNSRVTSVVWGAWAGGMVTPELERMFSERGVTLIPLATGVDFFTEQFTAQRSADVVTIVGPDTPLSTREITTETGTVRRSTAPLVGDPVLADHAIGGVPVLPATAAIGALLGTARQLKDFAVLKGITLGDDRPESLDFVTRPDHVLVRDEGGRPRYRATVVPGTPAPERIPNLDGPATPYDPYATGALFHGPSLRGITDVVSDVDSRLVLRCQLPDAEIAGGAYRAGDYSPVLADLLLQAALVRVHRAQGVNSLPTAVAAVQVHGPLPDGEPFLVVVEPESGTRATVTACALDGRVLLRFKGVDVVPSTTLDFAREVGR, from the coding sequence ATGAACGCACACCGCCCGCTCAGCGAGACACCGATCGCCATCGTCGGACTCGGCGCGCTCTACCCGCGCTCGGGTGACCTCCGCGAGTTCTGGGGCAACGTCGTCGACGCCGTCGACTGCATCGAGGACGTGCCCGAGACGCACTGGAAGGTCGAGGACTACTACGACCCCGACCCCAGCGCCCCGGACAAGACCTACGCCAAGCGCGGCGGGTTCATCCCGACCGTGCCGTTCAACCCGCTGGAGTTCGGCCTGCCGCCCACGACGCTGGAGGTCACCGACGTCCTGCAGCTGCTGAGCCTGGTCGTGGCCAAGCAGACGCTGGCCGACGTCGGCGGCGGCTGGGACCCCGCGCGCACCGGCGTGGTGCTGGGCATCACCGGCGCGAACTCGCTGACCCAGCCCCTGGCGACCCGGTTGCAGACGCCGGTGCTCAAGGAGGTCGTGCGCAGCGTCGGGCTCACCGAGCGGGACGCCGAGGAGATCGCCGCGAAGTTCGTCAAGGCGTTCGCGCCGTGGGAGGAGAACTCCTTCCCGGGCATGCTCGGCAACGTCGTCGCCGGCCGCATCGCCAACCGGTTCGACTTCGGCGGCACCAACTGCACGGTGGACGCGGCGTGCGCATCTTCCTTGGCAGCGCTGCACATGGCCGCGTCCGAGCTGGTGTCCGGCCGGGCCGACGTGATGCTCACCGGCGGGTGCGACGCCGAGAACACCATCCTGATGTACCTGTGCTTCAGCAAGACGCCCGCGCTGTCGAAGTCCGGCGTCATCCGGCCGTTCGACGAGTCCTCGGACGGGACGCTGATCGGCGAGGGCATCGGGATGCTGGCGCTCAAGCGCCTGGAGGACGCCGAGCGCGACGGCGACCGGATCTACTCGGTGCTGCGCGGGATCGGGTCGTCCAGCGACGGGCGGTTCAAGAGCATCTACGCGCCCCGGCGCGAGGGCCAGGTCGTGGCGTTGGAACGGGCCTACGCCGACGCGGGTGTGTCGCCGGCGTCGGTCGGGTTGATCGAGTGCCACGGGACCGGGACGTCGCTGGGGGACCTGACCGAGCTGTCGGCGTTGAAGGACGTGTACTCGGCGGCGTCGGAGGACAAGCAGTTCGCCGCCGTGGGCAGCGTGAAGTCGCAGATCGGGCACACCAAGGCGGCGGCGGGCGCGGCGGCGCTGATCAAGGTGTCGTTGGCGCTGCACGAGAAGGTGCTGCCGCCGACGATCAACGTGACGCAGCCGCGGGAGGCCGTGGACTTCCCGAACTCGCCGTTCTACGTCAACACGCGGTCCGTGCCGTGGGTGCTGGAGCCGCGCCGGGACGTGCGGCGGGCCGTGGTGTCGTCGTTCGGGTTCGGCGGCACGAACTTCCACTGCGTGGTCGAGGAGCACTCGCCGTCCGTCACGCAGGTCTCCCACCGGACCGCGCGGGTGCACGTGTGGCACGCGCCGGACGTGCCGTCGTTGTTGGAGGCGGTGGAGGGCCCGGCTTCGTCCGACCGGGTGCCCGACTCGCACGCCCGGCTGGCCGTGGTGGCGCGGGACTCGGCGGAGCTGGCGTCGCTGCTGGCGGACGCGGTCAAGCGGATCAAGTCCGGTGCCACATCGTTCGAGCTGCCGTCCGGCGCCTACTTCCGGACATCCGCCGCGGTACCCGGCCGGGTGGCGGCGCTGTTCGCCGGGCAGGGCAGCCAGTACGTCGGGATGGGCGCGGCCACCGGGCTCGCGCTGCCGCCCGTGCGCGAGGCGTTCGACGCGGCGAGCCTGCTCTCCGACCCCGCCGACCCGTTGAACCGGGTCGTGTTCCCGCCGCCGGCGTTCGACAAGGAGGCGGCTGCCGCGCAGGAAGCTTCGCTTCGGCGCACCGACTACGCGCAGCCCGCGATCGGGGCGCTGTCGGTGGGGCAGTTCCGGTACTTGAGCGCGCTCGGGTTCACCGCCGAGGGCATGCTGGGGCACAGCTTCGGCGAGCTGACCGCGTTGTGGGCGGCGGGGTCGTTGACGGAGGACGAGTTCCACACGCTCGCCGCCGCGCGCGGCCGTGCGATGGCTTCCCTCCCGTCGGCCGACGCCGACCGCGGCACCATGGCCGCCGTCCGCTGCGACGCCGATGCTTTGTCCGACCTGCTGTCCGCCCACCCGGACGTCGTCGTGTGCAACCTGAACGGACCGCACCAGACCGTCGTCGGCGGAGGCACCGAGGCCGTCTCCGCTTTCGTCTCGGCAGCCAAGGCCTCCGGCTTGGACGCGCAGCTCCTCCCGGTGGCCGCCGCGTTCCACACCCCGTACGTCATGCACGCCGTGGACGCGTTCCGGGCAGCGGTGTCCTCCGTGGACGTTCGCGAGCCGGTCGCCGAGGTGTACGCCAACACCGCTGACGCTTCCTACGGCAGGGACATCGCCCACAACCGCAAGGTCCTGGTGGACCAGCTGGGCAAGCCGGTGGCCTTCGCCGACCGCGTCCGGCAGATGTACGAGGCCGGCTACCGGGTGTTCGTCGAGTTCGGCCCGCGCGCGGTGCTGTCCGGCCTGGTGCGCCGCATCCTCGGCGAGGACACCGACGCGGTCGTCCTGTCCGCCGACGCCGGCCCCGGCAAGGACGGCGACCGGGCGATCAAGCAGCTAGCGGCCCGCCTGACCGTGCTGGGCCTACCACTGACCACCCCCGACCGCTTCACCGCGCCCGAGCCGGTGGCGGAGGAGACCAAGGGAATGAGGGTTGCGTTGAACGGTGTGAACCACGTCCCCGACGAGCGCCGTCGCGCTTACCAGGACGCCCTGACGAACGGCTACAAGATCACTCCCCAGACACCCGGCACGCCCGCACCCGCCGCCCCGGCGGCCACTCCCGCCGCCGCCACTCCCGCCCCGACTCCCGCCGCCGTCACTCCCGCCGCCGCCGCTCCCGCCGCCGGCTTCGCCTCCACCGCCGCCGCTCCCGCCGCCGCTCCCGCCGCCGGTTTCGCCTCCACCGCCGGCTTCGCCCCCTCCGCCGCCCAGCCCTCGGCAGCGACTCCGCCCCAGCCGGCCCCGGCCGTCCCCACCCTGCTGGCCCAGACAACGCCCCCGGCCCCGCCCTCTCCCGCAGTGGCCGATCCGATCGTGTCCCCGGCAGCCCCGGCGTACCACCCGGTCGGCTTCGGCGCGACCGGCGTGGCCTGGGAACACCTCGCCCTGCACCGCGACTACCTGGACAGCCAGCTGCGCGTGGCGGAACGGCTCAGCGGCGTCCTGGAGCACGAAACCCGTCAGGGCACCCTGACCGACCTGGCGGTAGCGGGCATCACGTCGGTGACCGAACACAGCATCGCCATCGGCCGCAGCCACATGCACGCGACGGACGTCCTCCTGGGCTTCGCCCACCTGGACGCCGGCACCCCCATCACCTACGCCCCCTCCCACCGCTACACCCCAGAACTGACCGCAGCCCCCACCCGCCACGAAGTAGCCGCCGCCCCACCAGCCGCCACGCCCACAACTGTCGTACCCCAGTGGGACAATGGTGACCGGGGGCCGGAGGCCACACCCACCCCCACCCCCACCCCCGCAGCCGCCACCGCCGCTGCCACCGCATACGCATACGCCCCCAGCGCCCCGGCCACCCCCACGAACGGCACCCCCACGAACGGCACCGCCACCAACGGCACCGCCACCCCGGCCCCGGTCGCCGCGCCCGCCCCGACCACGAACGGCACCGCCGCCCCGGCCGCCGCGCCCACGACCAACGGCACCGCCGCCCCCGCGACCAACGGCACCGCCGCCCCTGCCGCCGCGTCCACGACCAACGGCACCCACACCGGCGTTCACACGCCCTCCAACGGCACGCCCGCCCCCACCAACGCGCTGGCACCCGCCACCAACGGCGCACCGGCCACCGCCCCCACCGCGCCCGCCACCGGTGCCGACGTCCAGACCGTCCTGCTCTCGGTGGTCGAGCAGAAGACCGGCTACCCCGCCGACATGCTCGACCTGTCCATGGACGTCGAGGCGGACTTGGGCATCGACTCGATCAAGCGCGTCGAGATCATGGGCGAGCTCCGCGAACGCTTCCCGAACAGCGCGAACGCCACCCCGGAAGCCCTCGGCGAACTCCGCACCCTGGGCGACATCATCGAGTTCGTCGGCGGCACCCCGGCAGCACCCACACCCGCGACACCCGCACCCGCACCCGCACCGACACCCACAGCCGCACCAACCGCAGCCCCGACCCAGGCAGCCCCGACCCAGGCAGCCCCGACCCAGGCAGCCGCCACCCCGGCCCCGGCCGCCGAAGACGTGACCGCCGTCCTCCTCTCCGTGGTCGAGCAGAAGACCGGTTACCCCGCCGACATGCTCGACCTGTCCATGGACGTCGAAGCGGACCTGGGCATCGACTCGATCAAGCGCGTCGAGATCATGGGTGAACTCCGCGAACGCTTCCCCAACAGCGCGAACGCCACCCCGGAAGCCCTCGGCGAACTCCGCACCCTGGCCGACATCATCGGCTTCGTGGGAGAGGGGGCTGATCTCCCAAAAGCTGACGGCGCGACCGGCATCGCACGGATGCAGGCGCGCCTGACCACGCTGCCCGCCGCCGACCAGCTCCTCGACGCCTACGGTGACCGGCCCGTCGCGCTGCTGTCCGGCGCGGCCACGCCGTTGGCCGAGCGCGTCGCCGCCGCACTGCGCGCGAAGGGCTGGCAGATCGGCACCGGCGCTCCCGACCTCGTGCTGCACTTCGCCCCCGAAGCACCGCAGACCTGGCACGAAGCCACCGAAGCCCTCACCGAAGCCCTCCTCGCCGCGGCCCGCCACCCCGCACCGGCCGAGCGCCGCACCGGTTTCGTGGTGGTCAGCCGGATCGACGGGCGGCTCGGCATGGCCGAACCCACCGGCCCCGGCGCACTCCTCGGCGGCCTGTCCGGTCTGACCAACACCCTCGCCATCGAGGCCCCGGGCCTGTTCACCCGCACGGTCGACCTCAGCCCCGAGCTGTCCGACGACGACGCCGCCCGACTCCTCCTCCTCGAGCTCGAGGACGCCGACCCCACCCCCACCAAGATCGGCATCGACACCCACGGCACCCGCCACACCCTGACCGCCGCGAACACAGAAACCCCCGCGCCCACCGAGGTCCCCGAACCCGGCCCGCACGACCTGTTCGTCGTCACGGGTGGCGCGCGCGGTGTCACGGCGGCCTGTGCGATCGGGCTGGCTCGCCGCTACCGCACCAACCTCCTCCTGCTCGGCCGCACGCCCCACACCGGAGTCCCTGCCCACCTCCGCGCCGTCCCCGAGGACGGCCTCAAGGCCGCGATCATCGCCCACACCCGCGCCCAGGGCGGCAAGCCCCTCCCGCGCGAAGTCGAGAAGATCTACAAGAACGTCCTGGCCCAACGGGAGATCCAAGCCACCCTGGACGCCATCCGCGCCACCGGCGCCCAAGCCGAGTACCTCGCGGTGGACGTCACCGACGCCGAAGCGACCAGGGAAGCCCTGCGCCCCTACCGGATCACGGGCGTGGTCCACGGCGCGGGGGTCCTGGCCGACCAGCTGATCGTGGACAAGAAGGCCGAGGACGTCGCCGCCGTGCTGGGCACCAAGCTGCACGGCCTGAAGTCGGTCCTGGACGCGGTGGACGAGCCGAAGCACGTCCTGCTCTTCTCCTCGGTCGCCGGCTTCTTCGGCAACCGCGGCCAGTCCGACTACGCGATGGCCAACGAGGCCCTCAACCGGGTCGCGGTCCAACTGCGCGCCACCCTGCCGAACAGCCGCGTGACCTCCGTGGTGTGGGGCGCGTGGGCGGGCGGCATGGTGACGCCCGAGTTGGAGCGCATGTTCTCCGAGCGCGGGGTCACGCTGATCCCGCTCGCCACCGGCGTGGACTTCTTCACCGAGCAGTTCACCGCACAACGCTCGGCGGACGTCGTCACCATCGTCGGCCCGGACACCCCGTTGTCCACCAGGGAGATCACCACCGAAACCGGCACGGTCCGCCGCTCGACCGCACCCCTGGTCGGCGACCCGGTGCTGGCCGACCACGCCATCGGCGGCGTGCCCGTCCTGCCCGCCACGGCGGCCATCGGCGCACTGCTGGGCACGGCCCGCCAACTCAAGGACTTCGCCGTGCTCAAGGGAATCACGCTCGGCGACGACCGCCCGGAGTCCCTGGACTTCGTGACCCGCCCGGACCACGTGCTGGTCCGCGACGAGGGCGGCCGGCCGCGCTACCGGGCGACCGTCGTCCCGGGGACCCCCGCGCCGGAGCGGATCCCGAACCTCGACGGCCCGGCCACGCCCTACGACCCGTACGCAACGGGCGCGCTCTTCCACGGCCCGAGCCTGCGCGGCATCACCGACGTGGTGTCCGATGTGGACAGTCGACTCGTGCTGCGCTGCCAGCTCCCCGACGCGGAGATCGCCGGCGGCGCCTACCGGGCCGGCGACTACAGCCCGGTGCTCGCCGATCTGCTGTTGCAGGCCGCGCTGGTCCGGGTGCACCGGGCGCAGGGGGTGAACAGCCTGCCCACGGCGGTCGCGGCGGTGCAGGTGCACGGTCCGCTGCCGGACGGTGAGCCGTTCCTGGTCGTGGTGGAGCCGGAGTCCGGCACTCGGGCCACAGTCACGGCGTGCGCGCTCGACGGCCGCGTCCTGCTGCGGTTCAAGGGCGTGGACGTGGTGCCGAGCACGACTCTCGACTTCGCGCGGGAGGTCGGGCGGTGA